A genomic segment from Stenotrophomonas maltophilia encodes:
- a CDS encoding tautomerase family protein has translation MPLARIDLRKGKSADYLQRVGETIYQAMRAVGVPENDRFQIFQQHEPGTLIYDPGYLGVDRTDDFICIQITWNEGRTLEQKKALYAGIADGLHAAVGIRREDVFINLVEVKKENWSFGNGQAQYVS, from the coding sequence ATGCCGCTCGCCCGTATCGATCTTCGCAAAGGTAAATCAGCCGACTACCTGCAACGCGTCGGCGAAACCATCTACCAGGCCATGCGCGCGGTAGGCGTGCCGGAGAATGATCGCTTCCAGATCTTCCAGCAACACGAGCCGGGCACGCTGATCTACGACCCCGGCTACCTGGGCGTGGATCGCACCGATGACTTCATCTGCATCCAGATCACCTGGAACGAGGGGCGCACGCTGGAGCAGAAGAAGGCGTTGTACGCCGGCATCGCCGATGGACTGCACGCGGCGGTGGGTATCCGCCGCGAAGACGTGTTCATCAATCTGGTGGAAGTGAAGAAGGAGAACTGGTCCTTCGGGAACGGTCAGGCGCAGTACGTGAGTTGA
- a CDS encoding XVIPCD domain-containing protein, translating into MDKPRYIVDIVIAAPGTPLLHPVTQQPLRNPDGSAQTSGPGHMFYVLRAPGKDPASYGFAPIEHGSMNGPGDIVDNDAKTYKNPHYTRSLEITEAQYNKLKAFGDDPVAHGFSKHYADVRHNCVDFTWGALNHAGIQRKQSLDVNSIGGPVGQLLPDVRIPLGVQSQGKDGYRPLRNIHGVDSIEPPFPNSELNRTITHPLPERSLKQRLLSETDGIDGPLGERLAADARAPGHSLHALDQKVRTALAQASEQQGLPPGQEHERLAGHLTHAAVQAGFSEKDTLHVAFSSNSTAEVPGYVFLHRNGDTASPDPAANRQRLSLLDTQLGDADTLYQQANVQQQSRDASRLVQDEQQAQQQASPRMA; encoded by the coding sequence ATGGACAAGCCACGCTACATCGTCGATATCGTCATTGCGGCACCGGGAACACCGCTTCTCCACCCCGTTACGCAGCAACCGCTGCGCAATCCTGATGGCTCGGCGCAGACGTCCGGGCCGGGACACATGTTCTACGTCCTTCGAGCACCGGGAAAGGATCCGGCAAGCTACGGCTTTGCACCGATCGAGCACGGCAGCATGAACGGCCCAGGTGACATCGTGGACAACGATGCAAAGACCTATAAGAACCCGCATTACACGCGCTCTCTGGAAATCACCGAAGCACAGTACAACAAGCTCAAAGCGTTCGGCGACGATCCAGTAGCGCACGGCTTCAGCAAGCACTATGCCGACGTGCGTCACAACTGCGTGGACTTCACCTGGGGCGCATTGAATCATGCGGGTATCCAGCGCAAGCAGAGCCTGGACGTGAACAGCATCGGCGGCCCTGTTGGGCAATTGCTGCCCGATGTCCGCATTCCGCTGGGCGTCCAGTCACAGGGCAAGGACGGCTATCGTCCGCTGCGCAACATCCATGGCGTGGACAGCATTGAGCCCCCTTTCCCCAACAGCGAACTCAACCGCACCATCACTCATCCCCTGCCCGAGCGCAGCTTGAAGCAGCGTCTGCTCAGCGAAACCGATGGCATTGATGGCCCCTTGGGCGAGCGTCTGGCTGCGGACGCGCGCGCACCGGGGCACAGCCTTCATGCCTTGGACCAGAAGGTGCGCACCGCACTCGCCCAGGCCAGCGAACAGCAGGGACTGCCCCCCGGACAGGAGCATGAACGCCTGGCCGGCCATCTGACCCACGCGGCGGTGCAGGCCGGCTTCAGCGAAAAGGACACGCTGCACGTGGCATTCAGTTCAAACAGCACCGCCGAGGTACCCGGCTACGTATTCCTGCATCGCAACGGCGACACCGCCTCGCCGGACCCGGCCGCCAATCGCCAGCGTCTGTCCCTGCTCGATACGCAGCTGGGCGACGCCGATACGCTGTATCAGCAGGCCAACGTGCAGCAGCAATCCCGCGACGCAAGCCGGCTGGTGCAGGACGAGCAACAGGCACAACAGCAGGCATCGCCGCGCATGGCCTGA
- a CDS encoding DUF2946 family protein: MLLVLLAPLVSRWLAHGHVAAAVPVAAMDHAMHAEHAQHAMEGHHDHHAMAMPHGEVAKKPPADPHADHEMGVDCDYCLIAARLITLLVAAVLLLAPMAPVCRALRGAVQTLPQRISGTLGARGPPAMMAA, translated from the coding sequence ATGCTGCTGGTGCTGCTCGCCCCGCTGGTGAGCCGCTGGCTGGCGCATGGTCACGTGGCTGCCGCTGTACCGGTGGCGGCGATGGACCACGCAATGCACGCAGAGCATGCGCAGCACGCGATGGAAGGGCACCACGACCATCACGCGATGGCGATGCCGCACGGCGAGGTCGCAAAGAAGCCGCCCGCCGATCCACACGCCGATCATGAGATGGGCGTGGACTGCGATTACTGCCTGATCGCTGCACGGCTGATCACCCTGCTGGTGGCGGCAGTGCTGCTGTTGGCGCCGATGGCACCGGTGTGCCGCGCACTGCGCGGTGCGGTGCAGACGTTGCCGCAACGGATCAGCGGCACATTGGGAGCGCGTGGGCCGCCAGCCATGATGGCCGCCTGA